The DNA segment GATTGCACACTTGGCTTTGTTCGAGTCGTCCGTGTTTGATATCGGAGGCTCGAGGATGATCGGGGTGGGTGATGGCGACGGAGTGTTTCGCGGGTTCAGGGAGCCAGAGATCGTTCGAGGGGAGGATATCGTCGAGAGGATGGATTGGTTCGAGGAATACGCGTGGAGGGAATTGCGGCGGAAAAAAGTGTTCGCCAATTGGCAGAACGATTTTCTAGCCAACGACCCGGCGGCGATAGCGAAAAGATCGGCTAGGCGTGACGAGGCGCGTAGGAGAGAAGCGGAGGATGCGAGGGAAAGGTATCGACGGGAACAAGAAGCGCGTCTGAGATCGAAAGCAGTGAAAAGGATGCGCGGTGCTCCGGTTCCGAAAGACGTCGCGTGGAAATCGAAGGAATTCGACAGAATGAGGGGAACGCTTTTGGATAAGAAGCGTTTAGTTCCGTCTGAAATCGAAGCGAAGAGGCTGCCGCTTGTCGTTTACAAAACAGAACGGAACGCGAAATTGGAGAAAGCTCGAGATACGATAGCACGTCGCGACCTGTACTTTTCGAACGCGTTGCGCGTACAGTTCCCTGAACTGTTCGAAACGAACTCGGAGGTTGAAAGGTCCGAGAGACCGATGGAAATCGAAAGATCAATTAACGATTACTTAGAGAAATTTGCCGAAGTACGACGTAGAGCCAACGAAGCGCTAGGAAACAATTGTCCATAGTCGTTGTGCGTTCGTATTATCACTCTAACAAGTAGAAATGTAAATGAAAATGTTGATGAAATGCTCGGGGGAGATGTGGTTAAATTCCACGTGTGTTTTAATTTGTTTCAGGGTCTTGGTATAATATGCATGGCATGCGCCTCACCGGCATACGTAGGTGCTAGCCACTGGTTCTTGTTCGTCGCTGTAACAGCTTTCATCGCCACCGTGCTCTGGTGTTTCATTTATTTGCTATCGATTCGAGAGGCGCTCAAGTTACCCATCAACTGGATTCTGACGGTAAACACTTAGGATCTTAACACGTGCAATCGCTCACGATTTCGCAGTCGTAAATCTATTTGATATTTACGAGGCATTTTTAATCGCAGGAACTTTTGAACACGGCGATATTCGGTGTACTTTACATGATTGCCTTCATAGCGCAACTGTCCTTGTGGAGCGCGGTGCACGGATCATCCACGGCTAGGAATATTGCAGCGGGGGTAAGGATAAACTAATTTTATCAAGCTATACTGAACTGTACACTAAATAGAATAATAAGATTAAACCTTCTCCTTTGTATTTCCATAGGTATTTGGAATCCTGAACACGCTGGCGTACGCAGCCGGAGCCTATTTCTTGCTGGTCGAATGGCGAAGCAGCAATACGCAGTGAAGATGAGCAGAGGTACTTGAAAAAATGCTAGGTACCTGAAGAGCACCTACGACGAAGCTACCACACTCGGGCTCTCCCGATAGCTCGTTCTACGTCCAACAACGAGATCGTACAAGAGGTCTTCTGGATCGAAGCTAGTCCAACGTGGCCCCTGCCGGAATGTGCCCGATCAATGTGTCGTAGCTTAATGTAACGATAAGAAGGGACTCTGCAACTAACGTGCCTTAAAAATTAGTCGATCGATCGTCCGATCGCGCGGTTCGATCGCGTCCATCCGTGGTACCAGCAATCTGGAACCGCGCGATCCTGCATCGGCGGAAGTTTGCGACTACGGTTTACTGGGATCACGCTCGTCTTGAACGATTAAAAAAAACAGaaacaaaaaagaaagcagACAAGCATACAGGTTGGCGCTAGCCTAGGACGAACTGTTGCGCCGCGCTGAAGAGACGCCAACGATCCTCGACAACTCCGTTTCGGCGAGCATCGTGGACTTTCTTCGTCGCGCGGCTCTTCAATTTTCTTATCGTACAAACAGCTTCATCGGCAATGAAAATGCCGAGGAGGAAGTAATGGTCGGCTTTTTAAATGTTCAATCGCTCTCGAGGTCGATGAAGTCCATATTGGATGTCGATCTTCCAAATTTTAAGCAATCGAATCGGTCACACCTTTGGCCTTTAATATCTGCACACATACCTTGCGCGCCGCTTTCCCGTCCAATTTACTTTTTTAACCGTACCTTTTTCGCACTACCGCGActttttatttatatctatgtatACACCCACTAGATATATAcgtctatatatatacatacatacatatctaTTTTATATAGGTAATATATTTGCACAAAGCGAATGCAGTACATTGTTTTacctttcctccttttttttctttttttttcgtactTTCTTCACTCTCTCATAAAGGACAGCTATGTAAGTAGCATTCGTCGATGCGACTACTCGTTACTACGCGAATGCATGTTTTTTGAATACATTGTACTTTTTCTGTACACATTACCATTGAAATATATGTTCGTTTTCGATATTGTCTTTTAGAATCTATTCGGATTCCATTCTTCTTCGCGTCTAACAATGATGGTACAATCAAcgcgtataaagtatcgaatatgTCTATACAAATTGTAACCGattatcttttttcttttcacgACAACGCAACAAGTAGACAAAAGTAATTAATGGTATTCAACAACGATCGACAAAGATGTTCCTCGTACCTGACATCTGAAGGAAAATGGTAAGAGTTTCTTGCTTGAAAAAGTTGCCATCAGTTGTCACACTGTCGGTTCGATTTATAACAATTTAAAAAACCGCCATTCATTTATACTGACCCGTGCGTATACACGCACACGTCTTTCACGTACGAGGGATCAAAGTATGATATCACCAGTGACGTCAGCCATGGTAGCGCGTCGAAGACGCAAGCGTGCACTTCAGTCAATCGCAGGCGCTCGAGGCGTGACCATCTGCATTTTTTTAAGGTCAGTTAAAGTCTTGCGTACATACTCTGTATACCATCTATCGCGGTTTTACCGATCGTGCGTCGCCAATTACACCATAAAGTATGCGTTCGCAGAGCAACCATTATAAGGTAAAACGGCATTGGCGAGTGCTCGTGCGGTCTCGAGGTTTTCGCACTTGTGAATCATGCCGGCATTATCGAGtcaacatatatatgtgaactGATCGTGCGGATTAGAAAAGATTACCGTCGAAATTGGTCTAATTTTACACTGATTATCCTAACCGGTGCGAGGGACAATAGTGGCCAAGCGAATGCAGCGAGCGAGAAAGTTCAGGGAAGTCTGAAACGATTTCGGTCGGTTTGTTTCCTGTACTCGAGTGTTCGTTTAAAAATAGCCAATGACAACATTTCGCGTATGTTTATTCGCAGCCGCCCTAATTCGGGCAGATTCGCGATTCGAATTCAGTGGGAAGCACTGTTCGTAAACCTGACGCTCCTTCCTCCAGAACCACTTAATCCCGCCTTAAATAAATTCCCGTTATCCCACTTCTCGGCAAACACCAAATATAAAGCTAGAAACGCTTACACGCCGTATCGATCGCCGGCGAGCATTTTTAGGGTGCGTCTGGAGAAGGCGAACGTGAGCGATAATGCTTGTAATTTCCCTGCCGGCGTTACGATAGCGTGTCGAAACCTCGCGTTCTATTTTAAATCGTCGCCTGACGTAAGCTTGTACAACGCGGCACGAGAAATTGACGAATAAAATTAACACGCGAGGATTTCCATTTCTTTTGAAACGGGATCCGAGGCAGAACTATATTCCTGGGCTACGAGAAAAGAAGGTAACGTTTCGGCGATATGTAGGCCACGCCTGGAAACTTTTAGCCTTGGCCTTCTTCCTCCTCTCCGGGGCCTTCCGTCCAGCCATGTCCGGTCATATTTTGATTGGACGTAGGTACGTGTCGCCACTCGTAGTAACGCGCTGCTTTGAATTTTGTCAGGACCGGCAACGAAGGGAATGACAATGTCGCATTCGGTAACCATTAGGACTCAGACGATGACGACCAGCTCCACCGCAGTTGTTATCAACACTGGTTACTTGAAGACGTGGAGCGGGATATTCAAAGTGTTGGAACTAGTGAGTTTCTTCTTTACCCTGTAGCTTTGTAAAAAACTTTCGCTATTGGTAGTTCTGCCTTTGTTCAGAAGATGTTATAGTTAAGTTTTAATACATAGCAGACTTCCCTACTTTATTAACATTTTCCTATACGTTTACGTTTCAGGCGCTTGGCGTGGTATGCGTGACAATAGCTTCCATTCATATGCCCTCTTACGGCTACATACACACCCCacatttattttttcttttaatgaCAACAACATTTTTGATCGGCACCGGCATATTGCTCATGAGTTGCTTGGCTTCTTTTTCAACATCCTCCATTATAGCGAAAACCACTTATGTGAGTATTCCTTATTTGACGAGTAACGAAACGATCGATGAATCAAATGTCAACGTTTAatattttcttctcttttttttttttaggaaatTCTTTTCCATGCTGCGGCATTCGCGCTTTACTTAGCTGCATCGTTAACGTTCATAATTCACGTGTCCGATATGAAAGGGTATCAACAGTACAACGTACTGATGGCTGCGGCAGTAAGTCGAATAAAGAAAAGTATTTTCGTTACGTGTCTGCGGTTTTTCAAACGCACGTCATGTCTTTTTCAGGTCTGCGGTTTGGTGAACGCAGTGCTGTATTTCTTAAGCACACTCATCGCTCTCCGCACGTACAGAGGACTTTGAAGGACCCATCGTGCCTCTTGCTGCCAATTTTGAATACCTCTGTGTCATCTGTCTCACGAACATtatgatttttatactgttcggAATCTAGCGATCGAATCTACGCCTTTTTATACGAAACTTGTCTATTTTATAGATGTTTATCGTATTTTATACACTTATATTACGCGTTACGTATGTTTGTATTGTACAATCGAAACTTTCTAACTTTTAAAACGAATTACTAGGTCGCACTGAAAGTAAACCGTGCTCCAAAACGATGAAAACATCGAATTTGAACGTAGCGCTATTTTCTACATATAATTCCTATGCGTTCGATAGCGGAGCACGTACAACTGCGACGAACAATTTATTCAACCACAGTCTCAAATTTTTTAATCTTTTATATTATACACGGTTCCTACGAGCACACTATTCAGTCTCAAATTATTTTCGACTCgtatttatataaaaatgataaaaaatatacatatatatttattgtaCTTGTACTTGATATTTATACGTTACAATATAACAGTGTAATAAAAACAATTGGAACGAGTCCAATTGCTGCAACGATGCTTTGCCCCGTGGAGGAGGTTCGGTTGAAGAGAAACGTAAAATCCAACAATTATGTATTCGTCTGTAAGAGAAAGCCTTGTCCTTTTTCGTTACGCGCGCCAGTCTTGGACTGACGTAATTATGAGTCAGAAAATTTGAGCATAACGTCCGCGGAAAGGAAACGACTTTCGCACGGCCATTGATAGAGTACGAGTTTGCACGTAGCGATGTATGCGAGAGGAGTTTTGATAAAGTTGCAGAGGAGGAAAAAGAGAGACGGTAGACGAACAGGATACCGTGGCGCGTATGTATAATAACGCAAGTAATTGCATTATGCATGCGACTGTGTACGAGCGACAAAGAATCGATGCGCCTTCTCGTCTAGGCTCGTCGATTCAATAGGTATCGCGTTTACCTACGATTAAATTTAAGTCCAACGGAATCCAATCTGGTTTCTCGACCTTTTTTACGAGACATAATCGCGCGGTACGTTGTATTTTTATATTTCCCGTGCAGACAGTACAGCTGGCTACACGTTCCATCGTGGCACGTGCCAGAAATAGACATCGGTATCCCTTGTTCCGACGGCGACGCAGGGGGTGCAACGACATTTAAATTCAGTTCTGCATCGGACGTAAACGCACCCTCAGTTCGTCGGAAAGTTCCCGCGACCGCGGTCGTCCCTTAATCAACGTCGATTTTGACGGAAGCCAGATAGAAGGATCTCGATTTCGAGAGTGTAACGGATCAACCCGGCCAGTGCGTTCTCCACTTTGCAACCATGCGAATTAATCGTCGTTTAACCAATTAGGCAGATCGAATAGAGAGTCTGAGCGCACACGAGACGATTTTAACGAGCCCATCGATCGTACGTTGGCATTCCAAACTCGTTTGGTTGTCTTGGTAGTGTTGTACACTTTTATTGGATTTTCATTGAATttccatcgatcgatcgatcgatacgcGTGGAGGACGTCGCGATGGGTAGAAACGGAGCGGGTCCAGTGATCAGGATGTCCTCCGCGGGCACGCATTCTGCCGGAGGTATCGAgtgttgcttctgcagatgttgcACGTGCATACACGTGGAGTTCCTGAAAACCATGCCCGGCATTTTGAAACTGTGCGAAACGGTACGCGACTCAGTTGCGATACAAAGGACGCGTCGACTCTGTTAATCCGTTGTATATAGGGAAATTCTGTTTCAGGTTATCAGTGGTTTGATACAGAGTTTGCTGATTAATTACGGGCTGAAGTACAGCACGACAATTGGTTCAGCTTTCGAGGGGTCTCTGACCACGTCTTCCGCTTGTTTCTTAACGTCGGCGGTGTTGCTCGCCTGTTACGTCGTGTCCGAAAAATCGTACAGATTGATCAGATCGTCGCTCTTTGTATGTTAAAGTTCTATCGTACATTCGATCGCAATTTTCTACGTTGCATAATCCTTTACTCGCGCGTCTACAAACGTACAAATGCATCTCGCGTTCccgtctttttctttttttcaggaAATGATGTTCAACGCGTTGGCTTCGTTTCTGTATCTAAGCTCTGCTTCCTATTTGGCGTTTTCCACGAAGGTATTTCTGCTccccgaatattatatcaagccAGGCTTCGACGTCTATCCTGCAATGACCGCTGCTTACGTACGGATCATACCATTATTCATAATTATATCAAATTATTTCATCCTCGTTATTAAAAACTTCATCGTTTACAGATCATGAGCGGTTTCATCGGTGTGCTGCACGGGGCAGACGCATACTTCTCTTACACGCATTATAGGACCGGAAGATGAGTCGGAAGGGGAGTGAAATTTAATTGAAGTCGAAATGAAGTCACTCGCATGTGACTCGAATACGTACAGCATTCCAAAGTTGTATAATTGACCAGAGAATTGAAATGCATAAATTAAATCGCGCATATATTTATACCCCGTTGGTTATTCAGACGGACACTTAGATGTTCGTAAAATCTTTTATTTCATGTGGCATCTCCAGTGATTTGTACCACCGCTGCTAATACAAGTCTGGATGTCGGCCAAAATGTTCAGAATAATCCACCAGAGAATCGATCCTCGAATATCCTCGATCTATAAATctatatatttttattctgtatTGTAACGAAAAAatgaattaaagaaaaaaaaaaagaggaaaaatacAAAACGCAAAATCGATCGAACGTGTATCTTCCCTGAACTCGATCGCCTGCGTATCACGATCGTTCCTTAAAAGCTAATCGGGATTGACAGCGTCGAGTAATTCTTGACGAGGACTGTACAGAAAACTGTGCGGCTCGTTTCAATACGTACCAGGTTATACGTGGATCTCGGACAGTGAATGGAAGTTATATGTACCGGCGGGTCCTCACGGGCTCCGCGATGGAGAACCGTGAGGTTTCTCTTTCCAACGCTGCCCCACCTTCCTCTTCCAACAATCCGTGAAGCGTAGCTAGTCCCtctttcttcttcgtcttcaccCGGTCTTTATTCCACGCCTGCGGTTTTCGTTGCTCTCATAGAGGCCTCACCGAGCATATCGCATGACTCGAGGCATGTGGCCGTCAGTTTACTACGGGATTTCGAACCGGTTGACTCGCGTACACAGATCCCGGACGCTTCCCGCGGACAAGGTGGACTAGCAGAAAAAGTGAAGGAAGGGCTCGATCGCTGATATGGGGGTACACATCAGGAGCATGAACGGTAGCCTCAAACTCGCGTCGACGATGAAAGG comes from the Xylocopa sonorina isolate GNS202 chromosome 1, iyXylSono1_principal, whole genome shotgun sequence genome and includes:
- the LOC143427410 gene encoding plasmolipin encodes the protein MMSETVVTMDGSSNNASNNPRQVPTAKAEPVQPNPLTNITLNVPYFSTIPGIIKLLQVGLGIICMACASPAYVGASHWFLFVAVTAFIATVLWCFIYLLSIREALKLPINWILTELLNTAIFGVLYMIAFIAQLSLWSAVHGSSTARNIAAGVFGILNTLAYAAGAYFLLVEWRSSNTQ
- the LOC143422468 gene encoding uncharacterized protein LOC143422468, whose protein sequence is MTMSHSVTIRTQTMTTSSTAVVINTGYLKTWSGIFKVLELALGVVCVTIASIHMPSYGYIHTPHLFFLLMTTTFLIGTGILLMSCLASFSTSSIIAKTTYEILFHAAAFALYLAASLTFIIHVSDMKGYQQYNVLMAAAVCGLVNAVLYFLSTLIALRTYRGL
- the Sing gene encoding MARVEL domain-containing protein sing isoform X1 — encoded protein: MGRNGAGPVIRMSSAGTHSAGGIECCFCRCCTCIHVEFLKTMPGILKLCETVISGLIQSLLINYGLKYSTTIGSAFEGSLTTSSACFLTSAVLLACYVVSEKSYRLIRSSLFEMMFNALASFLYLSSASYLAFSTKVFLLPEYYIKPGFDVYPAMTAAYVRIIPLFIIISNYFILVIKNFIVYRS
- the Sing gene encoding MARVEL domain-containing protein sing isoform X2, which gives rise to MGRNGAGPVIRMSSAGTHSAGGIECCFCRCCTCIHVEFLKTMPGILKLCETVISGLIQSLLINYGLKYSTTIGSAFEGSLTTSSACFLTSAVLLACYVVSEKSYRLIRSSLFEMMFNALASFLYLSSASYLAFSTKVFLLPEYYIKPGFDVYPAMTAAYIMSGFIGVLHGADAYFSYTHYRTGR